GCCGGTCCCTGCTTTTTCTCGTGGGCCGCTCGTTCGCCTTCTTCAGACTCTCGTCCGTATAATGGTTCGCATGGGTGAGCACGCCGTTCGCGGTGACCTTGATCGAAGTTTTTCCTCCCGGCGCCACCTCGATGAGAGCGGCCTTGGTGGAATCGGCTACCAGGTAAAAGGCGGGGTGACTTGTCGCAAAGAGCGTCCCCTCGGCGACCAGGGCATCCACGGTCGCAAAAGAGGTAAGGAGCCTCTCCGTAAGGTCCTCTTTTGCGACCAGCCTCTTCTCGTCGGGAAGGCTTGCCGCAGATGCGTTTACCACCGTGAGCCCTTTTTCGTTGATACCCGCCACCACATATCCATCCCGTTCAGGATCGAAAAGAGCGGCAAAGGCAAGACCCTTTTCCCGGCAGACCGCCCGGAATTCGGTAACAAGACCCATGGAGTTATCCCGGTTTTTCGCCACGACCGTCCCTCCCTTGCCGTTCACTTTTGTGCCCGTCGCCGCCCAGATGGTGCAGCCCAGGGAAGGACGGGGCATAAGGGCAAGAAGAATCGAGGCAGCCAATGCGAGGGAACCGCAGGTCCGAGCGGGAGAGCCCATCACCGGCCTCAATTATTTGCCGGCGAAGGAGGCAGCCGGTCTTTCGACAAAGAAAGCCATTCAAGGGTGCGTACGAGCATTTCCATCCTCCCGGCCTCAAGCACATGATCGAAACGCTCCTTCGCGGCCCCCAGGAGCATGGCATTGGCCAAATCGCAGGAACCGGCCGAAATGAGAATCACAGGCATATTCATACAGTGGGCATAACCCGCCTCAAACGCGGTCCCCGTATCATCATCGTCAACCAGGGCCATCACCACATCGCATTCCTCCAGGAGGCCGATGCAGGAGTCCTTTATAGTCTCGCTCATCGCAACTTTGGCCTCCGGATCGTGCTCCACGTTCGGGCTATGGTCAAAGGGGTCCATCACGGAAATATCCCCCTCACCACTCCGCGCCATAAGGGCTTCCCGAAGCTTCGCGAGGAACTCGATCTTGAAAGATTCCTGTTCGGGGGTAAAGCAGGGGTGGGCGAAATAGACGCGCATCTATACATTATACAATAAAATGGAAGTTGCTGCTATTGACGGGGCTCACGTCGCACAATTGATTGGGGCTCAGGTCGCACAATCTATTGGGGCTCACGTCGCCCCCTCGGTCGGCAAAAGCCGACCGAGCCTCCCCCCGCTTAAGGCGCCTACTGTTGGTCTCGCCCGCGGTGCGGGCTACATCACGCGGGAAAGCTGGGATTATTATGGTCGC
This DNA window, taken from Syntrophorhabdaceae bacterium, encodes the following:
- a CDS encoding carcinine hydrolase/isopenicillin-N N-acyltransferase family protein: MGSPARTCGSLALAASILLALMPRPSLGCTIWAATGTKVNGKGGTVVAKNRDNSMGLVTEFRAVCREKGLAFAALFDPERDGYVVAGINEKGLTVVNASAASLPDEKRLVAKEDLTERLLTSFATVDALVAEGTLFATSHPAFYLVADSTKAALIEVAPGGKTSIKVTANGVLTHANHYTDESLKKANERPTRKSRDRLKRINRLLANGSASFDLDGFISLSEDRSAGRIGAIRQECGPARKVCTLATWVVSLPKVGPPELYINILKSDYTAEKKKLTLDSGFWMRIPRPPGP
- a CDS encoding nucleoside 2-deoxyribosyltransferase, whose product is MRVYFAHPCFTPEQESFKIEFLAKLREALMARSGEGDISVMDPFDHSPNVEHDPEAKVAMSETIKDSCIGLLEECDVVMALVDDDDTGTAFEAGYAHCMNMPVILISAGSCDLANAMLLGAAKERFDHVLEAGRMEMLVRTLEWLSLSKDRLPPSPANN